A stretch of Pseudoclavibacter chungangensis DNA encodes these proteins:
- a CDS encoding aldo/keto reductase: MTTAPTLTLNDGTELPSIGFGTYPHDGEDSAEPTRVALELGYRLLDTALRYENEEAVGRGVRESDVPRDQIVVTSKVPGRFHGYDEARESFERSNANLGLDTIDLFLIHWPLPKVGKYVDTWRALVDLQREGLVRSIGVSNFTPEHLERIIDATGVVPAVNQVELHPYFPQAELRAFHAEHGIVTQAWSPLGRGELLEDERVLAVANAHGVTPAQAILRWHVQIGSVPIPKSRSVERQRANLDVFGFELSDAEIDTLSSLERGRLWDQDPDTHEEF; the protein is encoded by the coding sequence ATGACGACGGCACCGACCCTCACGCTCAACGACGGCACCGAGCTGCCGAGCATCGGATTCGGCACGTACCCGCACGACGGCGAGGACTCGGCCGAGCCCACCAGGGTCGCGCTCGAGCTCGGTTACCGCCTGCTCGACACGGCGCTGCGGTACGAGAACGAGGAGGCCGTCGGGCGCGGCGTGCGTGAATCGGACGTGCCCCGCGACCAGATCGTCGTCACGAGCAAGGTGCCCGGCCGATTCCACGGCTACGACGAGGCACGCGAGAGCTTCGAACGCTCGAACGCGAACCTCGGCCTCGACACGATCGACCTGTTCCTCATCCATTGGCCGCTCCCCAAGGTGGGCAAGTACGTGGACACCTGGCGGGCACTCGTCGATCTGCAGCGCGAGGGCCTCGTGCGTTCGATCGGCGTCTCGAACTTCACGCCCGAGCACCTCGAGCGCATCATCGACGCGACCGGCGTCGTGCCGGCCGTCAACCAGGTCGAGCTGCATCCCTACTTCCCGCAGGCGGAGCTTCGCGCGTTCCACGCCGAGCACGGCATCGTGACGCAGGCGTGGAGCCCGCTCGGGCGCGGCGAGCTGCTCGAGGACGAGCGCGTGCTCGCGGTCGCGAACGCGCACGGCGTCACGCCGGCACAGGCGATCCTGCGCTGGCACGTGCAGATCGGTTCGGTGCCGATCCCGAAGTCGCGCTCGGTCGAGCGGCAGCGCGCGAACCTCGACGTGTTCGGTTTCGAGCTGAGCGACGCCGAGATCGACACGCTCTCGTCGCTCGAGCGCGGGCGACTCTGGGACCAGGACCCGGACACGCACGAGGAGTTCTGA
- a CDS encoding MFS transporter, which produces MRKNDGTRPVPILDPLATGPIDISLRTHRLSPWTVALSIAALTLLALNLRTAVSSLSPVVTHIRTELDLPSVLVGVIGMLPPLCFALAGVLAPLIARYLSLETTILLGLVLITAGSVLRAAAPASWAIIVGTAVALFAMGVANVLLPAIVKDRFPDHVGLISAVYVTLLAVSAFLPPLIAVPLADGPGWRISLGVWAALALVAVLPWLGLLPSRSRPRRIRRGHRVGRAPWRSRTAWAITGLFTLSSLNSYAVYAWLPQILVELKGLDPTSASLQLSLFAALGIPLGLLTPLVATRRGFVRPAAFLAIASLLVGYPLLVFGPVELVPVAVCTFGLVQLLFSLGLTLVGMRSASAEEAASLSGFMQGVGYLVAASGPLLLGVLNAATDSWLPGLVFLTCTAFLAIPAAILIDRPDPEPAD; this is translated from the coding sequence GTGAGGAAGAACGACGGCACGAGGCCGGTTCCGATCCTCGACCCGCTGGCGACCGGCCCGATCGACATCTCGCTGCGCACCCACCGGCTCTCGCCGTGGACGGTCGCGCTCTCGATCGCCGCCCTCACGCTCCTCGCCCTCAATCTGCGCACGGCGGTGTCGAGCCTCTCGCCCGTCGTGACGCACATCCGGACCGAGCTCGACCTGCCGAGCGTGCTCGTCGGTGTGATCGGGATGCTCCCGCCGCTGTGCTTCGCGCTCGCGGGTGTCCTGGCGCCGCTCATCGCCCGGTACCTCTCCCTCGAGACGACGATCCTCCTGGGGCTCGTCCTCATCACGGCCGGCTCGGTACTGCGCGCCGCGGCCCCGGCCTCGTGGGCGATCATCGTCGGCACGGCGGTCGCGCTGTTCGCGATGGGGGTCGCGAACGTGCTCCTCCCGGCGATCGTGAAGGACCGCTTCCCGGACCACGTCGGCCTCATCTCGGCCGTCTACGTGACCCTCCTCGCGGTGTCGGCATTCCTGCCGCCCCTCATCGCGGTGCCGCTCGCGGACGGCCCCGGCTGGCGCATCTCGCTCGGGGTGTGGGCGGCGCTCGCGCTCGTCGCGGTGCTGCCGTGGCTCGGCCTGTTGCCGAGCCGCTCGCGACCGCGCCGCATCCGACGCGGTCACCGCGTCGGACGCGCGCCGTGGCGGAGCCGCACCGCGTGGGCGATCACGGGCCTGTTCACGCTGTCGTCGCTCAACTCGTACGCCGTCTACGCGTGGCTCCCGCAGATCCTCGTCGAGCTCAAGGGCCTCGACCCCACGAGCGCGAGCCTGCAGTTGAGCCTGTTCGCGGCACTCGGGATCCCGCTCGGGCTGCTCACGCCGCTCGTCGCCACGCGTCGCGGATTCGTCCGCCCCGCGGCGTTCCTCGCGATCGCGTCGCTGCTCGTCGGGTACCCGCTGCTCGTGTTCGGCCCGGTCGAGCTCGTGCCGGTCGCGGTGTGCACGTTCGGGCTCGTCCAGTTGCTGTTCTCGCTCGGCCTCACGCTCGTCGGCATGCGCTCCGCCTCGGCCGAGGAGGCGGCGTCGCTCAGCGGGTTCATGCAGGGCGTCGGCTACCTCGTCGCCGCCTCGGGTCCGCTGCTGCTCGGCGTCCTGAACGCGGCGACCGACTCCTGGCTGCCCGGGCTCGTCTTCCTCACCTGCACGGCGTTCCTCGCGATCCCGGCGGCGATCCTCATCGACCGCCCGGACCCCGAGCCCGCCGACTGA
- a CDS encoding NAD(P)-binding domain-containing protein yields MTSAGSVGIVGSGPISQGLATLWAHAGYEVTLGARSAASASVVTVPDTVRVGTFEDAARHDTVVLAVRHGGAADVAKRLAPHLDGTLVLDTMNAVALIGGRAASALEPGVTEGQWLASLFPGATIVRAFSHIQDELLASRARRTPGVWAVAYATDAGAERHRIERLIDDTGYVPVFAGPLARSSILDPGGAAFPRLLTGTDLEGLVTAHRLPEMLDRFNTATIGAVLHEDVQWSFPYGPTIGVTETVHGRQAVTEHLARVQGSGIRISDIRTELETPTGAVVHATGSFPTPRGPISSPIVSIVAVRDGLISEVNEYWDTAAIR; encoded by the coding sequence ATGACATCCGCTGGATCGGTGGGGATCGTCGGGTCGGGGCCGATCAGTCAGGGACTCGCGACGCTGTGGGCACATGCGGGGTACGAGGTCACTCTCGGCGCTCGCTCGGCGGCATCGGCATCGGTCGTGACGGTTCCCGACACCGTCCGGGTCGGCACGTTCGAGGATGCGGCACGGCACGACACCGTCGTGCTCGCGGTGCGCCACGGGGGAGCCGCCGACGTCGCGAAGCGCCTGGCCCCCCATCTGGACGGCACCCTCGTGCTCGACACGATGAATGCCGTGGCGCTCATCGGCGGGAGGGCGGCGTCAGCGCTCGAACCGGGGGTCACCGAAGGACAATGGCTCGCGAGCCTGTTCCCGGGAGCGACGATCGTCCGTGCGTTCTCGCACATTCAGGACGAATTGCTGGCCTCCCGGGCACGCAGGACCCCGGGCGTGTGGGCGGTCGCCTACGCCACGGACGCCGGTGCGGAGCGCCATCGCATCGAGCGGTTGATCGACGACACGGGCTACGTACCGGTGTTCGCGGGGCCGCTCGCGAGGTCCTCGATCCTGGACCCGGGTGGCGCGGCGTTCCCCCGCCTGTTGACGGGCACCGATCTGGAGGGCCTGGTCACCGCACACCGCCTCCCCGAGATGCTCGACCGTTTCAACACGGCCACCATCGGCGCGGTGCTCCACGAGGACGTCCAGTGGTCGTTCCCCTACGGCCCCACGATCGGCGTCACGGAGACCGTGCACGGACGACAGGCGGTCACCGAGCACCTCGCGCGCGTTCAGGGCTCCGGGATACGAATCTCGGACATCCGCACCGAGCTCGAGACACCGACCGGTGCCGTTGTCCACGCCACGGGCTCGTTCCCGACCCCACGCGGTCCGATCTCGAGCCCGATCGTGAGCATCGTCGCCGTTCGAGACGGCCTCATCAGCGAGGTCAACGAGTACTGGGACACCGCGGCGATCCGATAG
- a CDS encoding winged helix-turn-helix transcriptional regulator encodes MTDAHSGITTDESARGSACDGEPTRPVSGIRDILDRIGDTWSVLVAIELRLHGPRRFGQLRRSVDGISQRMLTVTLRRLQRDGLIDRTVLDTSPPQVEYSLTRVGHSLTGVLKELVDWAAANRADIDAARRSWDQATTERRATGDEPGVRTRA; translated from the coding sequence GTGACCGATGCGCACTCCGGCATAACCACCGACGAGTCGGCTCGGGGCTCCGCGTGCGATGGCGAACCGACCAGGCCGGTCTCTGGCATCCGCGACATCCTCGACCGCATCGGTGACACCTGGTCGGTGCTGGTCGCCATCGAGCTCCGGCTGCACGGTCCACGCCGTTTCGGGCAGCTCCGGCGTTCCGTCGACGGCATCTCGCAACGAATGCTCACGGTCACCCTTCGTCGACTGCAACGCGACGGGTTGATCGATCGCACCGTCCTCGACACGTCGCCGCCGCAGGTGGAGTACTCGCTCACCAGGGTCGGGCACTCACTGACCGGCGTCCTCAAGGAACTCGTCGACTGGGCTGCCGCCAATCGCGCGGACATCGACGCGGCGCGTCGGTCGTGGGATCAGGCGACGACCGAACGTCGCGCGACAGGCGACGAGCCGGGTGTGCGCACGCGCGCGTGA
- a CDS encoding LLM class flavin-dependent oxidoreductase, with product MPEAFGVTFVGGLQTTRADPAGGARTLFDPAATVTSAQVLEAIGFDQAILVYSSYSLDPFAIAATVASHTERLGLVIALRPNTAAPTAAAKSYATIDQLSAGRTQVHLIAGGNESDQWRDGDFIDKDARYRRMGEYIDILRRAWSSETSFDHDGEFYRIVDYTPKVKPFAGVPLPISLGGSSEAAYRVGAERADVFALWGEPLADTRGQLDRVRALATEAGTAGPEAYMISFKPVIAPSDELAWAKADALLERLTAHRARARPRGEIARHVGLPGAEASKRILRIAERGAVHDTALWTEPAQATGAIGSSAALVGGYDTVASAVAAYADLGIRRFSFSAYGGLDDYIEMGTQLLPRIRALLDGHGA from the coding sequence ATGCCCGAAGCGTTCGGAGTCACCTTCGTCGGCGGTCTGCAGACCACGCGCGCGGATCCCGCGGGCGGCGCACGGACGCTCTTCGACCCCGCCGCGACGGTCACGAGTGCGCAGGTGCTCGAGGCCATCGGTTTCGACCAGGCGATCCTCGTCTACTCCTCGTACTCGCTCGATCCGTTCGCGATCGCCGCGACCGTCGCGTCCCACACGGAACGCCTCGGCCTCGTCATCGCGCTGCGCCCCAATACGGCCGCACCGACCGCGGCCGCGAAGTCCTACGCGACGATCGACCAGTTGAGCGCCGGGCGCACGCAGGTGCACCTCATCGCGGGCGGCAACGAGAGCGACCAGTGGCGTGACGGCGACTTCATCGACAAGGACGCTCGTTACCGGCGCATGGGGGAGTACATCGACATCCTGCGCCGCGCGTGGTCGTCCGAGACGTCCTTCGATCACGACGGCGAGTTCTATCGCATCGTCGACTACACGCCGAAGGTCAAGCCGTTCGCCGGTGTGCCGCTGCCGATCTCGCTCGGCGGCTCCTCGGAGGCCGCGTACCGTGTGGGTGCCGAGCGGGCCGACGTCTTCGCCCTCTGGGGTGAGCCGCTCGCGGACACGCGGGGACAGCTCGACCGGGTGCGTGCACTCGCCACCGAGGCGGGCACCGCTGGCCCCGAGGCGTACATGATCAGTTTCAAGCCCGTCATCGCGCCGAGCGACGAGCTCGCGTGGGCGAAGGCGGACGCGCTCCTCGAACGCCTCACCGCGCACCGGGCCCGTGCGCGGCCACGGGGTGAGATCGCCCGCCACGTGGGCCTCCCGGGTGCGGAGGCGTCGAAGCGGATCCTGCGCATCGCCGAACGTGGCGCGGTGCACGACACCGCGCTCTGGACCGAGCCGGCGCAGGCGACGGGCGCGATCGGCTCCTCCGCCGCGCTCGTCGGCGGCTATGACACCGTCGCGAGCGCCGTCGCGGCGTACGCCGATCTCGGCATCCGCCGGTTCTCGTTCTCCGCGTACGGCGGGCTCGACGACTACATCGAGATGGGCACGCAACTGTTGCCGCGGATTCGCGCGCTCCTCGACGGGCACGGCGCATGA
- a CDS encoding LLM class flavin-dependent oxidoreductase, with translation MSYREPYTGLDERDLDARRAIFDDPAHAAVRRTGGIRLGFLTFVGGEAQSIGDAHRSIIRLFHEAEQLGYSAGMLRTRHFQPYLSGPVSVLAAASQHTSTMHLGTAVISFHSQEPIRLLEELQTLDLVSGERLEIGIATGPVDRRIASGWERRYPDRASIDAGFEEFLRLLDGGALEAAPDRMLPGVASDEPVIVHPRSPGLRERIWLGAGSDASVDRAARLGLKLQLSNLVAEPRALDLPVEIAQYRQIERYLSAVAGGRRTPPETSISRTVLPLTGSRIDAKTRENIAEWESFLRPDAPGEPQHAFKLRSRVAHNAIGDPAHVVEFLRTDLALAAADVVLVHLPSNYLLDEQVAFLATVRDLVDEAIGVAFPATVSDRAAEHVS, from the coding sequence ATGAGCTACCGCGAGCCGTACACCGGGCTCGACGAACGCGATCTCGACGCGCGAAGGGCGATCTTCGACGATCCAGCGCACGCGGCGGTTCGGCGCACGGGCGGCATCCGGCTCGGGTTCCTCACGTTCGTCGGTGGCGAGGCGCAGTCGATCGGTGACGCGCACCGCTCGATCATCCGGTTGTTCCACGAGGCCGAACAGCTCGGCTACAGCGCGGGCATGCTGCGCACGCGGCACTTCCAGCCCTACCTGTCCGGCCCCGTCTCGGTGCTCGCCGCGGCCTCGCAGCACACGAGCACGATGCACCTCGGCACGGCCGTCATCTCGTTCCACAGCCAGGAGCCGATCCGGCTGCTCGAAGAACTCCAGACCCTCGACCTCGTCTCCGGCGAACGGCTCGAGATCGGCATCGCCACCGGGCCCGTCGACCGGCGGATCGCCTCGGGTTGGGAGCGTCGCTACCCCGACCGCGCGAGCATCGACGCCGGTTTCGAGGAGTTCCTCCGGCTCCTCGACGGTGGTGCGCTCGAGGCCGCACCGGATCGCATGCTGCCCGGCGTCGCGTCGGACGAACCGGTCATCGTCCACCCGAGGAGTCCCGGGCTGCGCGAGCGCATCTGGCTCGGGGCGGGGAGTGACGCGAGCGTCGACCGTGCGGCACGACTCGGCCTCAAACTGCAGTTGTCGAACCTCGTCGCCGAGCCCCGGGCGCTCGATCTGCCCGTCGAGATCGCGCAGTACCGGCAGATCGAGCGCTACCTGTCGGCGGTCGCGGGCGGGCGGCGCACGCCACCCGAGACGAGCATCAGTCGCACGGTGCTGCCGCTCACGGGCTCGCGCATCGACGCGAAGACGCGCGAGAACATCGCCGAGTGGGAGAGCTTCCTTCGTCCCGATGCGCCGGGCGAACCGCAGCACGCGTTCAAACTCCGGAGTCGGGTCGCCCACAACGCGATCGGTGACCCGGCGCACGTCGTCGAGTTCCTCCGCACCGATCTCGCGCTCGCGGCGGCCGATGTCGTGCTCGTCCACCTGCCGTCGAACTACCTGCTCGACGAGCAGGTGGCGTTCCTCGCGACGGTCCGGGATCTCGTCGACGAGGCGATCGGCGTCGCGTTCCCCGCCACAGTGTCGGATCGAGCCGCGGAACATGTTTCATGA
- a CDS encoding ABC transporter substrate-binding protein, with translation MTRSRSTASDATSATSTDHPGGPNRRTRRRGLAVVATALAIALGASACTSTGADGAGSGEPVDGGTLSFAIASDLEGLLDPHSSQFDATSTALRNVFDSLVAVTPDGEVHPWLASSWTISEDGLEYVFQLRDDVTFHDGEPFDAAAAVANFDHIFAPETASAKIASDLGGDRFAGAEATGDHELTIRLSEPFAPLLSALSTTYAGMYSPAALAGHSQDELRAGGAGITVGSGPFSVADLLVGQELALTKNPDYAWPSDISANPGAAHLDGVTIRFIPEEAGRVGAVQSGETLVATDLTPKALEQIGRDAVTTQLTTAPGLPWSAILNWDRNALHPESGPGVFADVRVRQAFQLGIDLDAAVQAAFGGGLERPWSILSPTTPNAYDPAVEGTWAHDPARAEALLDEAGWTERDAEGYRVKDGQRLHIDWLKWIDGNEDKVALVNFLIEDLKQIGIELVYEETDAYADRWRVDGVNVYDWDITDWSFSSISADGALRSHLSTEGFQNASRVADPEIDRLLDEAVATTDPAEQAAIYAKIQEWNVQNVAIVPLFPLQTAVVMAPSVQGVQFDSFGRPDFQGAWITSA, from the coding sequence GTGACCAGAAGCCGGTCCACGGCGTCGGACGCGACGTCCGCCACGAGCACCGACCACCCCGGCGGCCCGAACCGACGCACCCGGCGCCGTGGCCTCGCGGTGGTCGCCACCGCGCTCGCGATCGCGCTCGGCGCGAGCGCCTGCACGTCGACCGGGGCCGACGGCGCAGGCTCGGGCGAGCCGGTCGACGGCGGCACGCTCTCGTTCGCCATCGCGAGCGACCTCGAGGGACTGCTCGACCCGCACTCGAGCCAGTTCGATGCCACGTCGACCGCGCTGCGGAACGTCTTCGACTCGCTCGTCGCGGTCACGCCCGACGGCGAGGTGCACCCGTGGCTCGCGAGCTCGTGGACGATCTCCGAGGACGGGCTCGAGTACGTCTTCCAGCTGCGTGACGACGTCACGTTCCATGACGGCGAGCCGTTCGACGCGGCGGCCGCGGTCGCGAACTTCGACCACATCTTCGCGCCCGAGACGGCGTCGGCGAAGATCGCGAGCGACCTCGGCGGTGACCGCTTCGCGGGCGCCGAGGCCACGGGCGACCACGAGCTGACCATCCGCCTGTCCGAGCCGTTCGCCCCGCTCCTTTCCGCACTCAGCACGACCTACGCGGGCATGTACTCACCCGCCGCGCTCGCGGGACACTCGCAGGACGAGTTACGTGCGGGCGGCGCGGGCATCACGGTCGGGAGCGGGCCCTTCTCGGTCGCCGACCTCCTCGTCGGGCAGGAACTCGCGCTCACGAAGAACCCCGACTACGCGTGGCCGAGCGACATCTCCGCGAACCCCGGCGCCGCGCACCTCGACGGCGTCACGATCCGGTTCATCCCCGAGGAGGCGGGCCGCGTCGGCGCCGTGCAGAGCGGCGAGACGCTCGTCGCGACCGACCTCACCCCGAAGGCCCTCGAGCAGATCGGGCGGGACGCCGTCACGACGCAGCTCACGACCGCGCCCGGCCTGCCCTGGTCGGCGATCCTCAACTGGGACCGCAACGCCCTCCACCCCGAGAGCGGCCCCGGCGTCTTCGCCGATGTGCGCGTCCGGCAGGCGTTCCAACTCGGCATCGACCTCGACGCCGCCGTGCAGGCCGCGTTCGGTGGTGGTCTCGAGCGGCCCTGGAGCATCCTCAGCCCCACCACGCCCAACGCGTACGACCCCGCCGTCGAGGGCACGTGGGCGCACGACCCGGCCCGCGCCGAAGCCCTCCTCGACGAGGCCGGCTGGACCGAGCGCGACGCCGAGGGGTACCGCGTGAAGGACGGGCAGCGGCTGCACATCGACTGGCTCAAGTGGATCGACGGCAACGAGGACAAGGTCGCGCTCGTCAACTTCCTCATCGAGGACCTCAAGCAGATCGGCATCGAACTCGTCTACGAGGAGACCGACGCCTACGCCGACCGTTGGCGCGTCGACGGCGTCAACGTCTACGACTGGGACATCACCGACTGGAGCTTCTCGTCGATCTCCGCCGACGGCGCCCTGCGTAGCCACCTCTCCACCGAGGGGTTCCAGAACGCGAGCCGCGTCGCGGACCCCGAGATCGACCGGCTCCTCGACGAGGCCGTCGCGACGACCGACCCCGCGGAGCAGGCCGCGATCTACGCGAAGATCCAGGAGTGGAACGTGCAGAACGTCGCGATCGTGCCGCTGTTCCCGCTCCAGACCGCGGTCGTCATGGCCCCGAGCGTGCAGGGGGTGCAGTTCGACAGCTTCGGACGCCCCGACTTCCAGGGCGCCTGGATCACCTCGGCATGA